One window of the Candidatus Tisiphia endosymbiont of Sialis lutaria genome contains the following:
- a CDS encoding aminopeptidase P family protein gives MQERIRNIRGLFAKYKIDGYIVPCNDQYLNEYVHQSAKRLQYITNFSGSNGIAVICKGKAVFFTDGRYLEQSKHELDQEIFKIFDIKDLAHFPWDDYLGNDGILGYDSKLFTNVKLQTFAKIRSRLQKISDNLIDQIWYDKPDQPSSKIYIHDDKFSGQSYSNKIAICRNLLTKYSADTMIVTSTDSICWLLNLRASDTPYSPLMLAIVLITQDQLYLFTNPNRANQEIMIARPDITILSEERFAGILGHANKVLVDENFASSYIMDLLNNKLVEKINDPCQLSKAIKNDIEIKHAVNFHINDAVALCEFLAYLFELPNLQDQTEYDLGEILTEFRSKQDQYVTNSFPTICGFKENGAIIHYRATSHQAKKILGKGILLIDSGGQYKGCTTDVTRTFAIGDPTEEQKLRYTQVLKGHIALSMIKFPVNITTGSHLDVLARQFLWRDGQDYPHGTGHGVGSFLNVHEGPQNINLRSNVILQPGMIVSNEPGYYKINEFGIRIENLMYIRNSLQDINYLEFDTLTMVPYAKELIDYKMLNEDEIRYIKQYYQKIKQQVYPLLSIRGQQWLGNQLFSYI, from the coding sequence ATGCAAGAACGTATCCGTAATATTAGAGGACTATTTGCTAAGTATAAAATAGATGGCTATATAGTACCATGTAACGATCAATATCTTAATGAGTATGTTCATCAAAGTGCTAAGCGACTGCAATATATAACTAACTTTAGCGGATCAAATGGTATTGCGGTGATCTGCAAAGGTAAGGCGGTATTTTTTACAGATGGTCGTTATCTAGAACAAAGTAAACATGAACTAGATCAAGAAATTTTTAAGATTTTTGATATTAAAGATTTAGCACATTTTCCTTGGGATGACTATTTAGGTAATGATGGTATATTGGGATATGATTCGAAACTCTTTACTAATGTTAAGTTACAAACATTTGCTAAAATAAGATCCCGTTTACAGAAGATATCTGATAATTTGATAGACCAAATTTGGTATGATAAACCTGATCAGCCATCATCAAAAATATATATTCATGATGATAAATTTTCTGGTCAATCATATAGTAATAAAATTGCCATATGCCGCAATCTACTAACTAAATATTCCGCCGATACGATGATTGTTACTTCAACAGATTCAATATGCTGGCTATTAAATCTCAGAGCAAGTGACACTCCATATTCACCATTGATGCTCGCTATAGTTCTAATCACTCAAGACCAACTATATTTATTTACTAACCCGAATAGAGCTAATCAAGAAATTATGATTGCTCGCCCTGACATAACTATTTTATCGGAAGAAAGATTTGCCGGTATATTGGGTCATGCTAATAAGGTTCTCGTTGATGAAAATTTTGCCTCAAGTTACATTATGGATTTGCTCAATAATAAACTAGTAGAAAAAATTAACGACCCTTGTCAACTATCGAAAGCAATTAAGAATGATATTGAGATTAAACACGCAGTTAATTTTCATATTAATGACGCGGTAGCACTATGTGAATTTTTGGCATATTTGTTTGAGCTACCAAATTTACAAGATCAAACTGAGTATGATTTAGGAGAAATATTAACCGAATTTAGATCTAAGCAAGATCAATATGTTACGAATAGTTTCCCAACTATATGTGGTTTTAAGGAAAATGGTGCGATAATTCATTACCGAGCAACAAGCCATCAAGCAAAAAAAATCTTAGGTAAAGGTATATTATTAATTGATTCTGGTGGACAATATAAAGGCTGTACTACTGATGTAACCAGAACCTTTGCTATAGGTGACCCTACCGAGGAGCAAAAATTACGTTATACTCAAGTTCTTAAGGGACATATTGCTCTATCGATGATTAAGTTTCCGGTCAATATTACTACAGGAAGCCATTTAGATGTATTAGCTCGACAATTTTTGTGGAGGGATGGGCAAGATTACCCGCATGGTACAGGTCATGGGGTCGGTAGCTTTTTAAATGTCCATGAAGGACCACAAAATATTAATTTACGTAGTAACGTGATTTTACAACCAGGTATGATTGTGTCTAATGAGCCTGGTTACTATAAAATCAACGAATTTGGTATTAGAATAGAAAATTTGATGTATATCAGAAATAGCTTACAGGATATAAATTATTTAGAGTTTGATACTCTTACCATGGTTCCTTATGCAAAGGAATTAATAGATTATAAAATGCTAAATGAAGATGAAATACGTTATATAAAACAATATTATCAAAAAATTAAACAACAAGTTTATCCCCTACTGTCAATTAGAGGACAGCAATGGTTAGGCAATCAATTATTTTCATATATATAG
- a CDS encoding helix-turn-helix domain-containing protein, with protein MGWFENIKDFLNKKMKEEGLKVGQLAEASDVPETTMRKMLDNRRPEIKNILKLADYFKCSVNELLGREEFDSGEKQQYAKLSPEELSANLRSFINKELSKNDLTQSELGKKLGLSEDALRPFLKEDDTQKMLSSVTLVLLADFFKVSVDGMIGRTPNLAREQQIEKPLDNIKNLSPEVLKAAQLIGKSIKNDISKVPADEKAAPRHVSSVTKKPHSERSR; from the coding sequence ATGGGTTGGTTTGAAAATATAAAGGATTTCCTTAATAAAAAAATGAAGGAGGAAGGGCTAAAGGTAGGTCAACTAGCTGAGGCTTCAGATGTTCCTGAAACTACTATGAGGAAGATGCTAGATAATCGGCGTCCTGAGATAAAAAACATACTCAAACTAGCTGATTATTTTAAATGCTCTGTCAATGAATTGTTGGGTAGAGAGGAATTTGACTCTGGAGAAAAACAACAATATGCTAAACTATCTCCTGAAGAATTAAGTGCTAATTTAAGGAGTTTTATCAATAAGGAGCTAAGCAAAAACGATTTAACTCAGTCTGAGTTAGGGAAAAAACTTGGTCTTAGTGAAGATGCATTACGTCCTTTTTTAAAAGAAGATGATACTCAAAAAATGCTATCTAGTGTTACATTGGTACTTCTTGCCGATTTTTTTAAAGTGTCTGTTGATGGGATGATTGGTAGAACTCCGAATCTCGCAAGAGAACAGCAGATAGAAAAACCTTTAGATAACATAAAAAACCTAAGTCCTGAAGTTCTAAAAGCTGCTCAACTTATCGGCAAATCTATCAAAAATGATATATCTAAGGTTCCGGCTGATGAAAAAGCTGCACCCCGCCATGTTAGCTCTGTAACTAAGAAACCGCATAGTGAAAGAAGCAGATAA
- a CDS encoding transposase, translating into MSNGAKIYRRRWDIETAFKGCKSNGFRMEDSHIKDKVRFESFIKCIFIAYAIIIKIGSIEELKQPIKMKKALGCRAYSVLQLGIKLIKQSYSCFKYSLDSVIIKLLKLYDLQSI; encoded by the coding sequence ATGAGCAACGGGGCTAAAATATATCGACGAAGATGGGATATCGAGACGGCATTTAAAGGATGCAAGAGTAATGGGTTTCGAATGGAGGATAGCCATATAAAGGACAAAGTGAGATTTGAAAGTTTTATTAAATGCATATTTATAGCTTATGCGATAATTATAAAAATAGGGTCAATTGAAGAACTAAAACAACCAATCAAAATGAAGAAAGCATTAGGGTGCAGGGCTTATTCCGTACTTCAATTAGGAATAAAATTAATTAAACAATCTTATAGTTGTTTTAAATATTCTCTTGATTCAGTTATTATAAAGCTGCTTAAATTATATGATTTGCAATCAATTTAG
- a CDS encoding ankyrin repeat domain-containing protein, which translates to MQLLKQFFYKGYYGGVSALFKKQGLFHAVKTGNIDLTNHLLTKANVNNQDENGNTALHYAIKNNYSGIAEMLLGWEANPNVTNNNGMTPLNMASADNHPNCRKTLLDNGAKITNTDLWYALRNNEIGTMYDLLANKQVHSSPKVTRSLKEFTKNAGSLLEVIKDYLSDITIDNSLCDNVHNNDVTLLADDI; encoded by the coding sequence ATGCAATTATTGAAACAATTTTTTTATAAAGGATATTACGGTGGTGTATCAGCGTTATTTAAAAAGCAGGGCTTATTTCACGCTGTAAAAACAGGTAATATAGATTTAACAAATCATTTACTTACTAAAGCTAATGTAAATAATCAGGATGAAAATGGCAATACTGCATTACACTATGCTATAAAAAATAATTATTCTGGTATAGCTGAAATGTTATTAGGATGGGAGGCAAACCCAAATGTAACTAATAATAATGGTATGACACCATTAAATATGGCCTCTGCAGACAATCATCCTAATTGTAGAAAAACACTGTTAGATAATGGTGCCAAAATAACAAACACAGATTTATGGTATGCACTGCGGAATAATGAGATAGGCACTATGTACGATCTATTAGCCAATAAACAAGTGCATTCATCACCTAAGGTAACTAGGAGTTTAAAAGAATTCACTAAAAATGCAGGCTCCTTACTTGAAGTAATAAAGGATTACTTGAGTGATATTACTATTGATAATTCTTTATGCGACAATGTGCATAATAATGATGTAACATTATTAGCTGATGACATATAG
- a CDS encoding glycosyltransferase family 2 protein, which translates to MLKISAFIITKNEAARVTRAINSVKGIVDEIIVVDSGSTDNTVQIARDLGTKVIFNEWSGYVKQKTFGENLCQNDWILNIDADEELSKELQDEIEFIFASNIQDNYLAYRTKNVILYRNDHKVRRFAPYHKFIRLYNRKYSSFSNNMSTTTHDSVLFNPDINPQDKIYELNGIIYHRSGMSIEQMVAKANFYSSEQAEDFVKLGRNPSKIRIATEIIFYFLKSFFIRRYWVFGFDGFVDSMILAFGRFIRLAKAREILNNKEYAKNQENIELLK; encoded by the coding sequence ATGCTAAAGATTTCAGCTTTTATTATCACAAAAAATGAAGCCGCTAGAGTGACAAGAGCTATCAACAGTGTTAAGGGCATTGTCGATGAGATTATTGTTGTTGATAGTGGTAGCACTGATAATACAGTACAAATTGCTAGAGATTTAGGAACCAAAGTAATTTTTAACGAATGGAGTGGTTATGTTAAACAAAAAACTTTTGGTGAAAATTTATGTCAGAATGATTGGATATTAAATATTGATGCTGATGAAGAGCTGTCAAAAGAATTACAGGATGAAATAGAATTTATATTTGCTTCAAATATTCAAGATAATTATTTAGCTTATCGTACTAAAAATGTTATATTGTACCGTAACGATCATAAAGTTCGTCGCTTTGCTCCTTATCATAAATTCATCAGATTATATAACCGTAAATATAGTAGTTTTTCTAATAATATGAGTACTACTACTCATGATTCGGTGTTATTTAACCCAGATATTAACCCACAAGACAAAATCTATGAGTTAAATGGTATAATTTATCATAGGTCTGGCATGTCAATTGAGCAAATGGTAGCTAAGGCAAATTTTTATTCTTCCGAGCAGGCAGAAGATTTCGTCAAACTAGGTAGGAATCCATCAAAAATAAGAATTGCTACAGAAATTATTTTTTATTTTCTAAAATCATTCTTTATAAGACGATATTGGGTATTTGGTTTTGATGGTTTTGTTGACTCTATGATTCTTGCTTTTGGACGATTTATAAGACTCGCTAAAGCAAGAGAGATTTTAAATAATAAAGAATACGCTAAAAACCAAGAAAATATAGAATTATTAAAATAA
- the rpsT gene encoding 30S ribosomal protein S20, producing MANHSSAKKAIRQTIKKTLINKNRASRIKTYLKKVLQEVASGSKESARLALIVAQSEIMKGVTKNIIKLNTASRKISKLSQKIKNMN from the coding sequence ATGGCTAATCATTCATCAGCAAAAAAGGCAATAAGACAAACAATTAAAAAAACTTTAATAAATAAGAATAGAGCGAGTAGAATTAAAACCTATTTAAAAAAAGTTTTGCAAGAAGTTGCTAGCGGTTCAAAAGAATCGGCCAGATTAGCGTTGATTGTTGCACAATCTGAAATAATGAAAGGCGTAACAAAGAATATTATCAAGTTAAATACCGCCTCACGTAAAATCAGTAAATTATCTCAAAAAATTAAAAACATGAACTAG
- the rplQ gene encoding 50S ribosomal protein L17, whose amino-acid sequence MRHKIKGRKLNRTSSHRQAMFANMAVALVMNEQIKTTLPKAKELRPYIEVLVTKAKKSDLATRRMLLAKIKDKVATEKLISVLGKRYSERPGGYTRIIKAGSRYGDMAPLAYIEFVDRDVNSKGCMTPQAESHNHEEQN is encoded by the coding sequence ATGCGACATAAAATTAAGGGTAGAAAACTCAACAGAACAAGTAGTCATAGGCAGGCGATGTTTGCTAATATGGCTGTGGCACTTGTGATGAATGAGCAAATAAAAACAACTTTACCTAAAGCTAAAGAGCTTAGACCTTATATTGAGGTGCTAGTAACTAAGGCTAAGAAGTCTGATTTAGCCACTAGAAGAATGCTGCTTGCTAAAATCAAAGATAAAGTGGCAACTGAAAAACTTATTAGCGTTTTAGGTAAAAGATATAGTGAACGTCCAGGTGGATATACTAGGATAATAAAGGCTGGTTCTCGCTATGGCGATATGGCTCCACTGGCTTATATTGAGTTCGTTGATAGAGATGTAAATAGTAAAGGTTGTATGACTCCACAAGCAGAAAGTCATAATCATGAAGAACAAAATTAA
- a CDS encoding DNA-directed RNA polymerase subunit alpha, whose product MLSLNKNWNSLIKPKIVYDSPDKNTNILKVVVEPLERGFGLTIGNAMRRILLSSLQGAAITSIKIPGVVHEFSAIPGVKEDLVDVVLNLKSLVIKMHSSEKKVVRLSATGPCVVTAGMIGAGHDVEILTPNHMICTLAKGAQLEMELVCETGKGYVPAVSNVDSEAAIGVIPIDALFSPVRKVTYKVDNTRVGQVTDYDKLTMIVETNGSISPEMSIAIASRVLQDQLQLFITFEEQMEDKQDKLEELSFNPALLKKVEELELSVRSQNCLKNDNIIYIGDLVIKTEGEMLRTQNFGRKSLNEIKDILATFGLKFGMDVAGWPPENIQDLSKRYEDPY is encoded by the coding sequence ATGTTATCATTAAATAAAAACTGGAACTCACTGATCAAGCCGAAGATCGTGTATGACAGTCCTGATAAGAATACTAATATATTAAAAGTTGTAGTTGAACCTCTAGAGAGAGGCTTTGGTCTAACAATAGGTAATGCTATGAGGAGAATTTTGCTTTCTTCTCTTCAGGGTGCTGCAATAACTTCGATAAAAATACCAGGGGTGGTGCATGAATTCTCTGCTATACCTGGTGTTAAAGAAGATTTAGTTGATGTAGTTTTAAATCTTAAGTCCTTAGTCATTAAGATGCATTCTTCCGAAAAGAAGGTTGTAAGATTAAGTGCTACTGGACCTTGTGTGGTGACTGCCGGTATGATTGGGGCAGGTCATGATGTGGAGATATTAACTCCTAATCATATGATTTGTACCTTGGCAAAAGGAGCCCAGCTTGAAATGGAACTAGTGTGTGAGACAGGAAAAGGTTATGTTCCTGCTGTGAGTAATGTTGATTCAGAAGCTGCTATTGGGGTAATCCCAATAGATGCGTTATTTAGTCCTGTAAGGAAGGTTACTTATAAAGTTGATAATACACGTGTTGGTCAGGTTACAGATTATGACAAGCTAACTATGATCGTTGAAACTAATGGTAGTATTTCTCCTGAAATGTCTATAGCCATTGCTTCTAGAGTTCTGCAGGATCAGTTGCAATTATTTATTACATTTGAAGAACAAATGGAAGATAAGCAGGATAAATTAGAAGAATTATCATTTAATCCAGCCTTGTTGAAAAAAGTTGAGGAATTAGAATTATCTGTCAGATCTCAAAATTGTTTGAAAAATGATAATATAATCTATATAGGAGATCTTGTTATCAAAACGGAAGGAGAAATGCTGAGAACTCAAAATTTTGGTAGAAAATCTCTTAATGAGATCAAAGATATATTAGCCACTTTTGGCTTGAAATTTGGTATGGACGTAGCAGGCTGGCCTCCTGAAAATATTCAGGATTTATCTAAGCGTTACGAAGATCCATATTAA
- the rpsK gene encoding 30S ribosomal protein S11, translating into MSQANTKIKKKRKNITLGVVHIKTTFNNTIVTFTDVQGNAIAFSTAGTHGFKGARKATPYAAQITVDKASEAAKEHGLKTVSIRVQGAGAQRESAMRAVFSQNFIVTSILDVSAVAHNGVRSPKRRRV; encoded by the coding sequence ATGAGTCAGGCTAATACTAAGATCAAGAAAAAAAGAAAAAATATCACTCTTGGTGTTGTTCATATAAAAACAACTTTTAATAATACTATTGTGACTTTTACAGATGTGCAAGGTAATGCTATAGCGTTCTCAACAGCCGGTACACATGGTTTTAAAGGGGCTAGAAAAGCTACTCCTTATGCTGCTCAAATAACTGTTGATAAAGCCTCAGAAGCAGCAAAAGAGCATGGTCTTAAAACTGTTTCAATTAGAGTGCAAGGGGCAGGGGCGCAAAGAGAATCGGCTATGCGGGCAGTGTTTAGTCAAAATTTTATAGTTACCTCAATTTTGGATGTTTCAGCCGTTGCTCATAACGGTGTTAGATCGCCAAAGAGAAGAAGAGTATAG
- the rpsM gene encoding 30S ribosomal protein S13 has protein sequence MARIASVNIPANKRLVVSLTYIYGLGSSAAGKICQKTGISESKRVKDLTDQELIVLRSVIEKEYKVEGDLRREVTLNIKKKKDIRSYQGLRHIRKLPVRGQNTHSNARTRKGKAIAIAGKKKVTK, from the coding sequence GTGGCAAGAATAGCGAGTGTTAACATTCCAGCAAACAAAAGATTAGTAGTGAGTTTAACATATATTTATGGACTCGGCTCTTCTGCTGCAGGAAAAATTTGTCAGAAGACTGGGATATCTGAGAGTAAAAGGGTTAAAGACTTAACTGATCAAGAACTTATTGTTTTACGTAGTGTTATTGAAAAAGAATATAAAGTAGAAGGTGATTTAAGAAGAGAAGTAACTCTTAACATCAAGAAGAAAAAAGATATTAGAAGTTACCAAGGTCTCAGGCATATAAGAAAACTGCCTGTGCGAGGACAAAATACTCATTCTAATGCTAGAACAAGAAAAGGCAAAGCTATTGCAATTGCCGGTAAGAAAAAAGTTACAAAGTAA
- a CDS encoding adenylate kinase gives MIIVLIGSPGSGKGTQGQLLAGKLNLPHVSTGDIFRQMVKVNNEEGLLIQQYMAQGKLVPHQLVNNVVKKFLTQDIYKNGYVLDGYPRNLEQASFLREFASQKIKVVFFEIDDQVIIKRILGRFSCANCKQIYNSYFIKPKIDNVCDVCGSDKFIHRQDDDEQTIKHRIEEYRIETYPLLSYYRDNSEFYVVDASKDKQEVEDVLDKMLEII, from the coding sequence GTGATTATAGTGCTTATAGGATCTCCTGGCTCAGGGAAGGGAACTCAAGGGCAGTTATTGGCAGGAAAGTTAAATTTACCTCATGTGTCTACAGGCGATATATTTAGACAAATGGTAAAGGTCAATAATGAAGAGGGGTTGTTAATTCAACAGTATATGGCACAAGGAAAACTTGTCCCTCATCAATTGGTAAATAATGTAGTTAAAAAGTTTTTAACTCAGGATATATATAAAAATGGTTATGTTCTAGATGGTTATCCTCGTAATCTAGAGCAAGCTAGCTTTCTTAGAGAATTTGCTAGTCAAAAGATTAAAGTGGTGTTTTTTGAGATAGACGATCAAGTAATTATTAAGAGGATTTTGGGTAGATTTAGTTGTGCAAATTGTAAACAAATTTATAATAGTTACTTTATTAAACCTAAGATTGATAATGTTTGTGATGTTTGTGGATCGGATAAGTTCATTCATCGACAAGATGATGATGAACAGACTATTAAACATAGAATAGAAGAATATAGGATAGAAACTTATCCGTTACTTAGCTATTATAGAGATAATAGTGAATTCTATGTTGTTGATGCAAGTAAGGATAAGCAAGAAGTAGAAGATGTTTTAGATAAAATGTTAGAAATTATTTGA
- the secY gene encoding preprotein translocase subunit SecY — MSLKSTQKSNKDLANRVIFTILALIICRFGSFIPIAGIDSVALSSVAEQNQSGLLGMFNMLSGGSLSRMSIFALAIMPYITASIIIQLMSIIYKPLENLKKEGEAGKRKINQLSRYLTVLLASFQAYGVAISLEHVVTNVGPVVIIPGLFFKVTTVITLVVGTMFLMWLGEQITGRGIGNGSSLIIFIGIVSGVPSAIISMFELSRSGGLSPIVVMAICLGVILIIAMIIFFEKAQRKVLVQYPKRQVGNKIYGGDSTHMPLKLNTAGVIPPIFASTILLFPVTIANFSSNNSEIMNLVTFHLGHGKALYILLYVALIMFFSFFYTAVVFNSEETANNLRKYGAYIPGKRPGKNTSEYFDYLLTRLTVIGGIYLSFICIVPEMLMNKYSVSFALGGTSFLIVVNVVLDTFAQIQTHLFSNRYEGLIKKMKLKN; from the coding sequence ATGAGCTTAAAATCCACACAAAAATCTAATAAAGACTTAGCTAATAGAGTTATTTTTACTATTCTAGCTCTTATAATATGTAGATTTGGTTCATTTATTCCTATAGCGGGTATTGATTCGGTTGCGTTGAGCAGTGTGGCTGAACAAAATCAATCCGGTTTACTTGGTATGTTTAACATGCTATCTGGTGGCTCTTTAAGTAGGATGTCTATTTTTGCTTTAGCGATTATGCCATATATAACTGCATCAATTATTATTCAATTGATGTCAATAATTTACAAGCCGTTAGAGAATTTAAAAAAAGAAGGTGAGGCTGGTAAAAGAAAAATCAATCAGTTATCTAGATATTTAACTGTTTTATTAGCTTCTTTTCAGGCGTATGGTGTGGCAATAAGTTTGGAACATGTTGTAACTAATGTAGGTCCTGTAGTGATTATACCTGGGCTTTTTTTCAAGGTTACTACTGTTATAACCTTAGTTGTAGGTACTATGTTCTTAATGTGGCTTGGTGAACAGATTACTGGTAGAGGTATTGGTAATGGCTCCTCATTGATTATATTTATAGGTATAGTATCTGGAGTACCAAGTGCTATTATAAGTATGTTTGAGTTGTCAAGAAGTGGAGGATTGTCTCCTATCGTGGTGATGGCTATTTGTTTAGGAGTTATTTTGATTATAGCCATGATAATTTTCTTTGAGAAGGCTCAAAGGAAAGTTTTGGTACAATATCCAAAAAGACAGGTTGGTAATAAGATTTATGGTGGTGATTCAACTCATATGCCCCTTAAGCTTAATACTGCTGGGGTAATACCGCCAATATTTGCTAGTACAATTTTATTGTTTCCGGTAACAATAGCTAATTTTTCTAGCAATAATTCGGAAATTATGAATTTAGTAACTTTCCATTTAGGGCATGGGAAAGCTCTATATATTTTGCTGTATGTTGCGTTGATAATGTTTTTTAGCTTTTTTTATACAGCAGTAGTTTTTAATTCAGAAGAAACAGCAAATAATTTGAGGAAATATGGGGCATATATTCCTGGAAAAAGACCTGGTAAAAATACTTCGGAATATTTTGATTATTTGCTAACTAGATTAACTGTCATAGGTGGTATATATCTAAGTTTTATATGTATAGTTCCTGAAATGTTAATGAATAAATATTCTGTATCTTTTGCTTTAGGGGGAACAAGTTTTTTAATTGTTGTTAATGTTGTTTTAGATACATTTGCCCAAATTCAAACTCATTTATTTAGCAATAGATATGAGGGGTTAATAAAAAAAATGAAATTAAAAAATTAA
- the rplO gene encoding 50S ribosomal protein L15 translates to MKLNELSNNFGAKRDKKRVGRGIGCGKGKTCGRGVKGQKSRSGVAIKGFEGGQMPMIKRLPKRGFNCPSSKKYNVVNIADIEFLISESPLNSTEVITKDKLVEVGLIKNSKLLVKLLSVSSGEFNSPLSFQLDAYSASAKKIIEQVGGQIL, encoded by the coding sequence ATGAAGTTAAATGAGTTATCTAACAATTTTGGTGCCAAGAGAGATAAAAAAAGGGTAGGACGCGGTATTGGGTGCGGTAAAGGCAAAACATGCGGTAGAGGTGTTAAGGGTCAAAAATCTAGATCTGGTGTAGCTATCAAGGGTTTTGAAGGCGGGCAGATGCCAATGATTAAAAGATTACCAAAGAGAGGGTTTAATTGTCCTAGTTCTAAGAAATATAATGTAGTGAATATTGCTGATATAGAATTTTTAATATCAGAAAGTCCTTTGAATTCAACGGAAGTTATCACAAAAGATAAGTTAGTTGAAGTAGGGTTAATTAAGAATAGTAAGTTGTTGGTTAAATTATTATCTGTTAGCAGCGGTGAATTTAATAGTCCCTTATCGTTTCAATTAGATGCTTATTCGGCATCTGCTAAAAAGATAATTGAGCAAGTTGGTGGTCAAATATTGTAA
- the rpmD gene encoding 50S ribosomal protein L30, with translation MNDAKVKVTQIGSTIGRKYDQEETLIGLGLNKMHKSVILKDTSSIRGMIRKVQHLLKVENIN, from the coding sequence ATGAATGATGCAAAAGTTAAAGTTACCCAAATTGGTAGTACTATAGGTCGTAAATATGATCAAGAAGAAACCTTGATAGGCTTGGGTTTAAATAAAATGCATAAATCTGTTATTTTAAAAGATACAAGCTCTATTAGAGGGATGATCAGAAAGGTACAACATTTATTAAAAGTAGAAAATATAAATTAG
- the rpsE gene encoding 30S ribosomal protein S5 produces MAKAKKNMGEALTETLVDVNRVTKVVKGGRKFSFSACIVAGDKSGKVGYGHGKAKEVTEARAKATQEARKGMIRVPLYQSRTIHHDVIGKSGAAKVILRRAKAGTGVIAGGAMRAIFDSLGVHDIVAKSLGSSNVYAMIAATFDALSQLSSPKNIAERRGKNLNEISTQSIKGQQEVISE; encoded by the coding sequence ATGGCTAAAGCTAAAAAAAATATGGGTGAAGCATTAACCGAAACTTTGGTGGATGTAAACAGAGTTACTAAAGTAGTAAAAGGTGGAAGAAAATTCTCTTTTTCTGCTTGTATTGTAGCTGGTGACAAATCCGGTAAGGTTGGTTATGGTCATGGTAAGGCGAAAGAGGTAACAGAGGCTAGAGCTAAGGCTACCCAAGAAGCAAGGAAAGGTATGATTAGGGTTCCTCTTTATCAGAGTAGAACCATTCACCATGATGTTATTGGTAAAAGTGGAGCAGCAAAGGTCATTTTAAGAAGAGCCAAGGCGGGTACTGGTGTTATTGCTGGTGGTGCTATGAGGGCTATTTTTGATTCTTTAGGGGTTCATGATATTGTTGCTAAATCTTTAGGGTCTAGTAATGTATATGCAATGATTGCTGCGACTTTTGATGCGTTATCTCAACTTTCTTCTCCAAAGAATATTGCTGAAAGGAGAGGGAAGAACTTAAATGAGATATCGACTCAGTCTATAAAAGGGCAACAAGAAGTAATATCAGAATAA
- the rplR gene encoding 50S ribosomal protein L18 encodes MRSSKLRFETRKARVRSKISKVSNRIRLSIFKSGKHIYAQVIDDKQSITIASASTLDKEIRQLKKSSCNVGTATKVGELIGERASLKGVQEVVFDKGGYKYHGVVKALADAARKKINF; translated from the coding sequence ATGCGTAGTTCAAAGTTAAGATTTGAGACAAGAAAGGCTAGAGTACGGTCTAAGATATCAAAGGTATCAAACAGAATCAGATTGTCTATTTTTAAATCTGGAAAGCATATATATGCACAAGTTATAGATGACAAACAGTCAATTACTATTGCTTCTGCTTCAACCTTGGATAAAGAAATTAGACAGTTAAAAAAATCTAGCTGTAATGTTGGTACAGCTACAAAAGTAGGTGAGTTGATAGGAGAAAGAGCATCGCTTAAAGGAGTGCAAGAGGTTGTATTTGATAAGGGTGGTTATAAATATCACGGTGTTGTTAAGGCATTGGCTGATGCAGCAAGAAAGAAAATAAATTTCTAA